The window CGCAAAATCGTGCTGGCACAATCGCTGATCGGTTTTTTGTTCAACACGGCGATCCTCGGCTTCTCGATCAACATCGCGGCAGGACTGTTCAACTGATGCGTGCACAAACGTTCTAGGCATCGACCTCGGCATCGGCGTTAAATAAACCGGCAATCCGTCCCACAGGTGCAGCATGACCACTCACAACTGGATCGATCTGGCCCAGGACGCCGATACCGGCATCGAGACCCTGCGCGCGCATTTCCAGGGCCACGCCTACGACCCGCATTGGCACGACAGCTACCTGGTGGGCGTCACCGAACAAGGCGTCCAGCAATTCAATTGCCGGAGGGCGACGCATCAAAGCACGCCGGGCAAGGTATTCCTGCTCGAACCGGGTGACATCCACGACGGCGACGCGCCGACTGAAGACGGTTTCACCTATCGCATGCTGTACCTCGATCCGCAGTGGCTGAAACGTGAACTCAGTGCCGTCTTCGAAAATGCCCCCGACAACAGTCAATTGAGTTTCGCCAACACCCTGGCCAGCGATCCACGACTGGCCCACGCCACCAGCCTGGCGTTTCAAACGCTGCATCACGGCGAGCTGAAAATCGTCCGCCAGACCGCGCTCGACAGGTTGCTCGAACGTCTGACCAGCCATTTACACTGGCGCACCCGTTACGGCGAAGACCCGCGCCTGCCGTTGGTGGCGCAGAGGGCTCGTGAGTATCTACACGCCAATGCTCAATACGATATCGGCCTCGATCAATTGGCCGCAGCAACGGGTGTCGACCGTTTTCGTCTGACTCGCGCCTTTAAGGCCGCCTATGGCATGGCACCCCACGCCTACCTCGTGCAATTGCGCCTCGCCACGGCCCGGAGAATGCTGGCCCTTGGCAGTCAACCGGCAGCAGTGGCGATGGAACTGGGCTTTGCCGATCAGAGCCATCTGGGCCGCTGGTTTGTCCGGGCATATGGCTTGACTCCGGCGCTGTACCGCAAGCGCTGCTCAAATCTTCCAGACGCATGACCCGAACTTTGTGAGGATCGGCTCCAGAGATCATTCACGGAGCCCGCTGCCATGTTGTCCACCGTTCCCACACTGCTGCCATTTTTGCTGTTCGCTTTTGTCGCGTCCATCACGCCGGGACCAACCAACATTCTGGTGCTGAGCAACAGCGCCCGCTTTGGCTTCAAGGCAGCGCTGCCGATCATTTTCGGCGCCTGTGCCAGTGCGGCGCTGATTGTGTTGCTGGTGGGGAGCGGTGTGGGTGAGTCGCTCTCCGGATTGCCAGGGGTGCAATCGCTGATGAAATGGGCCGGGATCGCCTGGCTGAGCTTCCTGGCATGGCAGATTTACCATGCGCCGCTCTCGACATTCACCGTGGATGGTGGAAAAAGACGCGAGTTTGGATTGTGGGCAGCCGCGAGCTTGCAGTTGGTCAATCCAAAAACCTGGATGATGGCGTTTGCCGTGGTCGGTGTGTTCGCCGGGGTCGGCGATGATCGTCAACTTCAGATTATCGGGCTGTCGCTGGCATTTTTTCTGGTTTCGCTGCCGTGCCTGACTGTTTGGGCACTGTTGGGAAAGGGTGCAAACCGATGGCTTGGCTCGGCAAAGGCCCTCCGGCGTTTTAATCGCGCAATGGCGTTACTGCTATTGGTTTCTGCCTGGCTTGCGCTGATGTGACGCGAGTCTTTAGCTAAAAAAATGCCCCGAAACGTTCAGGGCATTGTTGTATCGAGTTAGCTGAGAATCGCTGACTCCATCAGAAGAAGTAGCTCAACCACAAGTTCCCACTCCAGTCCTGGCTGACCGTCTTGCCTTTGCTGCCACCGACTTGACCGGACACTTGCCAGTTTTTTTGTGCAGGCGTCCACTTCAGGCGTACACCGTATTCAACGGCACTGCGACCACGATCGTCATCGAAGGCGTCATCGTCATTGATCGTGACCTCGTTGGTTTTTACAAACTCATGAGTGACGGCGGTGACCAGACTCGGCTCCAGCACACCCCCGCCTTCGAGCGCAATTGCTACCCCGCCCCGGATGCCGACTTTGCCTTGAAACGAACGCATGGCATCGCTTTCTACTTCCAGCCCATTGTCCAGTCGATAGTTGTCGCTCTGGGTGATGGCTGTGGCCAGTTGCACTTTAGGTTCGATAAAGTAGCCGCTGTCGAAACGAATATGTTTGCCCACCGCCACCGACCCGCTGACACCCAATGCTTTGAAGTCACCTTTGGCAGGTGTGCCATCGCTCATGATGACCTTGGCCTTGTGATCAAACTCGTTGATCTTGGCCATGACGTTAACGAAGACACCGCTTTTAACATCGAACGTATTGCCATAGACACCGGCGTTCAGGCTTGTAACCGTTGCACTGGATCCGTACTTGAGATCCATCTCGGTATGACTCGACCCGAAAAACCCTCCCAACACCCATAGACGGCCCGCCAAATCG is drawn from Pseudomonas sp. 31-12 and contains these coding sequences:
- a CDS encoding AraC family transcriptional regulator, yielding MTTHNWIDLAQDADTGIETLRAHFQGHAYDPHWHDSYLVGVTEQGVQQFNCRRATHQSTPGKVFLLEPGDIHDGDAPTEDGFTYRMLYLDPQWLKRELSAVFENAPDNSQLSFANTLASDPRLAHATSLAFQTLHHGELKIVRQTALDRLLERLTSHLHWRTRYGEDPRLPLVAQRAREYLHANAQYDIGLDQLAAATGVDRFRLTRAFKAAYGMAPHAYLVQLRLATARRMLALGSQPAAVAMELGFADQSHLGRWFVRAYGLTPALYRKRCSNLPDA
- a CDS encoding LysE family translocator → MLSTVPTLLPFLLFAFVASITPGPTNILVLSNSARFGFKAALPIIFGACASAALIVLLVGSGVGESLSGLPGVQSLMKWAGIAWLSFLAWQIYHAPLSTFTVDGGKRREFGLWAAASLQLVNPKTWMMAFAVVGVFAGVGDDRQLQIIGLSLAFFLVSLPCLTVWALLGKGANRWLGSAKALRRFNRAMALLLLVSAWLALM